The region GATAGGAACTTGTTGATACGCTCGCGGGCATTTTTCTCTGCCTCATCGAACTGAGGAAGATTTGTGGCGATTTTTGGCGTTTTAATTTCGTCGGCCAAGTAATCGGCAATGGTGTAAGGTAGTATAAAGTAGCCATCGCCGGATGTTTGCATAAGCGAACTAGCCCCCAGACGGTTTGCACCGTGGTCGGAGAAATTAGCCTCGCCAATGGCGAACAGACCGGGAACGGTTGTCATCAAATTATAGTCGATCCAAAGACCACCCATAGTGTAGTGACCCGCAGGGTAAATTCGCATTGGAGTTTCGTAAGGCGATTCACCGGTAATTTTATGGTACATATCGAACAGGTTGCCGTAACTATCCTCAATAACTTGACGACCCTTTTTGTTGATAGCATCCTTGAAATCCAGATAAACCGATAATCCTGTAGGGCCTACGCCATAGCCTGCATCGCAACGCTCCTTTGCTGCACGCGATGCAACATCGCGCGGAACAAGGTTCCCAAACGCGGGGTAACGACGCTCCAAGTAGTAATCCCTTTCATCCTCAGGAATATCGTTGGGTTTACGTGTATCGCCTTTTTGCTTTGGAACCCAAACTCTACCATCGTTACGAAGCGATTCTGACATCAACGTTAACTTACACTGATGGTCGTTTAGCACCGGAATACTGGTTGGGTGAATTTGAACAAAACTTGGGTTTGCAAAGTATGCACCCTTCTTGAACGCTTTCCAAGCGGCAGAGCCGTTTGAGTTCAGCGCCAATGTGGATAGATAGTAGATTGTACCGTATCCACCAGTAGCCAAAACAACAGCGTGCGCAGAGTGACGCTCAATTTCGCCTGTAATTAAGTTCCTAACAACAATGCCTCGTGCTTTGCCATCAATTACAACCAAATCCATCATCTCGCGGCGAGGGTACATTGTAACTGTTCCCTTGCTAATTTGACGCGATAGCGCAGAGTAAGCACCAATCATACACTGCTGGCCAGTTTGTCCTTTGGCGTAGAAGGTTCTAGAAACCTGAACACCTCCAAACGAGCGATTATCGATATATCCACCGTAATCCCTAGCAAACGGAACGCCAAGCGCTGTATAGTGGTCAATTACCAAATTACTAACCTCGGCAGCACGGTAAACATTGGCCTCGCGGGCACGGTAATCGCCTCCCTTAATCATATCGTAGAAAAGACGATAAACGCTATCGTTATCGTTCTTATAATTCTTTGCAGCATTTATACCACCCTGAGCGGCCACGGAATGCGCTCTGCGGGGGCTATCCTGATAGCAGAAAACCTTCACGTTGTAGCCCAACTCACCAAGAGTTGACGCTGCCGACGAGCCAGCCAAACCTGTTCCAACAACAATAATATCAATCTTTTTACGGTTTGCGGGATTCACAAGGTGTAACTTTGCCTTATGGTTTGTCCATTTATCGGCCAATGGACCTTCGGGGATTTTTGCATCGAGCTTACTCATATATTGGATATGTTAGCTGTGATTACTTAAAAATTAAGAAGTAGAGAGGAATTACGCTATACCCTACAGCAATTACAGTTGCATAGATACAGGCAACCACCTCCAAGCGCTTAAGCCATTTTGTGCCATTCCAGCCAATGGTTTGGAACGCTGCCCAAAAACCGTGACTTAGGTGTAGCCCAAGGAATATGGCGCCAACAACGTAAAGCAAATCGTACCACCAGTACTCCATAAATAGACCAGCCACAAGGGAATAGGCATCGTCCATTACTAAGCCATTGTAGTTTATTTTTGGCATTTCGCCAAAACGCATCTTCCAGAAAAAGTTGGCAAGGTGAATTACTAGGAATATCGATATCATTCCACCCAGAATGTACATGTTTTTCGACGACCAGGTAGAAACTCCATTACCAGATGTTTGGGAGTAACCAATTGGGCGGGTTCTTTTGTTTTTTAAGGTGATGTAGGTGGCATAAAATATGTGAAAAATAAAACCCGCAGCTAAAATAGGTTCCATAATTTCTATGACAGGATTAGTGCTCATAAAATGGGCGGCATAGTTAAAAACCTCACCATTATCAACAAGTAACATCAAGTTTACGGTTAGGTGAACAAGTAGGAATACCATCAGGAATAACCCTGTGATACTCATTATCAACTTTTTCCCAATGGACGAATTGAAAATTTCAATCATAGCATTAGTGTTTAATTTGGCAAAACAAGTTAGGAAAAGTTTAATAAAGAGGAAATATGTTATTTGACAATGAGATTTGACTTTTAATCACTATGTATTAGTTTTAGGGTTAGTATAATGCAATATTTTAACACTTGTACTATATGACTTATCATCCCTTGACGAGTTTGGGATGACAGGTTTCTTTGAACTTTGGTTATTATCTGAAATTTTGTGTTTAAAATTTGTTGTCTGAATTATGGAAGGTTATATAGATTTGCCCGTTTGCCGTGTACACTACAAACTTAGTGGCAAAGGCCCTGTTGTTTTACTTGTGCATGGGTACATAGAGAGCCTTGATGTTTGGAACGATCTTACATGTGGGTTGGAATCCAATTTTACAGTGTTGCGGGTTGATTTACCTGGGCATGGAAAGTCGGATTGTAGGTTGCAGACTATCAGTATGGAACTTATGGCCGATAGTATTAGCGCGGTGATGTCGCATTTATCTGTTAAAAAAGCATTTTTTATTGGGCACTCTATGGGTGGGTATGTAGGGTTAGCTTTTGCGGAACGTTATCCGAATTGGTTAACGGGTCTTTGCATGCTCCATTCAACACCCAATGCCGATACCCCTGAGAAACATCAGAGTAGAATCAACGATGTTGAAGTTGTCAGGAATGGTGGGAAAAAAGATATTGTTTACCTAAGTATTCCTAGGCTGTTTGCCAATCAAAATCTAGAGAAAATGGATGATCTGGTTGATAAGTCCATTCAAATTGCATTGTCCACTTCCGATCAGGGCATTATAGGTGCATTGAATGGAATGGCTCTACGACCCGACAGGAATCACATAGTTGATTCTGCTAACTTCCCTGTATTCTTTGTTTTTGGGAAACATGACAATCTTATTTCTATGGAGATTGTGGCATCGCTCGCCGAAAGGCATAAAAAAGCCCGAACTGTAATTCTTAACAATTCGGGCCATATGGGTTTTGTTGAGGAGAAAGATCAAACTATTGCCGCTATAAAATCGTTTCTAACCCAAGTTTTAAGTTGAGATTGAATTAGAATGGCAGGATCTACTCCTTTGAGTGAGACCGATGCTGTTGGGTTATTTGTTGGCTGATCCATAATCTCGATTGCCTTGAGTAGGGTCTCATCGATGAGTTGAATGTAAGGATAGAAACCTTCGCTATCGATGATGTTCCTTGCAATGGTGGCTTTTAGTTGCGTTTCAATAATCAATTTCGATTCTTTAATTTCAGAATTATTTGGCTTTACCCCGTTCTGCTCGGCATACTGTACAAAATCACCGACCAAGTTAAATTGATTAAGGAATTTATTTACCGAATCAAAGTCCTTTAGCGATCGCGATTCCTTTCTGTGCTTATCGGTGAAAGAGAAAGCAAACCTGTATATCAAATTCCTGCGCGAAACTTGCTGCAAATATGGAGTTATTCCAACAGTATCGAGAGGGACAAATACATCGGGCATAATTCCACCGCCTCCGTAAACAGTTCTACCTCCAACGGTTTGGAATTTTAGTGAGTCGGCAAACTGAATACTATCAGCCTCCCTAAATTCACCATGGATATACCTATTGCTAATGTCGTTAAAGTATTCGTCATCGCCTGGTTTGTAAGGTTTCTGGATGCTGCGTCCGGATGGTGTGTAGTAACGTGCAATGGTAAGTCGTAATGCCGAGCCATCGGAAAAGAAGATTTGTTCCTGAACTAAACCTTTTCCAAACGAAC is a window of Tenuifilaceae bacterium CYCD DNA encoding:
- a CDS encoding succinate dehydrogenase, with translation MIEIFNSSIGKKLIMSITGLFLMVFLLVHLTVNLMLLVDNGEVFNYAAHFMSTNPVIEIMEPILAAGFIFHIFYATYITLKNKRTRPIGYSQTSGNGVSTWSSKNMYILGGMISIFLVIHLANFFWKMRFGEMPKINYNGLVMDDAYSLVAGLFMEYWWYDLLYVVGAIFLGLHLSHGFWAAFQTIGWNGTKWLKRLEVVACIYATVIAVGYSVIPLYFLIFK
- a CDS encoding alpha/beta hydrolase, with the protein product MEGYIDLPVCRVHYKLSGKGPVVLLVHGYIESLDVWNDLTCGLESNFTVLRVDLPGHGKSDCRLQTISMELMADSISAVMSHLSVKKAFFIGHSMGGYVGLAFAERYPNWLTGLCMLHSTPNADTPEKHQSRINDVEVVRNGGKKDIVYLSIPRLFANQNLEKMDDLVDKSIQIALSTSDQGIIGALNGMALRPDRNHIVDSANFPVFFVFGKHDNLISMEIVASLAERHKKARTVILNNSGHMGFVEEKDQTIAAIKSFLTQVLS
- the sdhA gene encoding succinate dehydrogenase flavoprotein subunit, yielding MSKLDAKIPEGPLADKWTNHKAKLHLVNPANRKKIDIIVVGTGLAGSSAASTLGELGYNVKVFCYQDSPRRAHSVAAQGGINAAKNYKNDNDSVYRLFYDMIKGGDYRAREANVYRAAEVSNLVIDHYTALGVPFARDYGGYIDNRSFGGVQVSRTFYAKGQTGQQCMIGAYSALSRQISKGTVTMYPRREMMDLVVIDGKARGIVVRNLITGEIERHSAHAVVLATGGYGTIYYLSTLALNSNGSAAWKAFKKGAYFANPSFVQIHPTSIPVLNDHQCKLTLMSESLRNDGRVWVPKQKGDTRKPNDIPEDERDYYLERRYPAFGNLVPRDVASRAAKERCDAGYGVGPTGLSVYLDFKDAINKKGRQVIEDSYGNLFDMYHKITGESPYETPMRIYPAGHYTMGGLWIDYNLMTTVPGLFAIGEANFSDHGANRLGASSLMQTSGDGYFILPYTIADYLADEIKTPKIATNLPQFDEAEKNARERINKFLSINGTETATSFHKRLGKIMWDYCGMVRNEEGLKKALTLINELKEEFWKNLKVPGTGEELNQELEKAGRVADFMELGKLLVYDALNRKESCGAHFREESQTDTGEAKRNDEQYSYVAAWEFNGDGNEPQLHKEELKFEFVKLQERSYK